The Methanobacteriaceae archaeon DNA window TTTTCGATGTAGTGGTTACCACCAATCTTTTTGGAGACATACTCTCGGATGAAGGAGCAGGTTTGGTAGGTGGGCTTGGAATGACACCTTCCGCAAATATAGGTGAAAATAATGGACTTTTTGAGCCAGTTCATGGTTCAGCACCAGATATTGCGGGTAAAGGAATAGCTAACCCATCAGGAATGATTTTATCAACCGTTATGATGCTTAAACACCTTGGAGAATTAGAAAGTGCGAATTTGGTTGAAAATTCATTGCTTAAAGTTCTAAAAGAAGGAAAATTTTTAACACCAGATTTGGGGGGTAACTCCAAAACCATGGAAATAGCCAGAGAAGTTATAAAAAATATTAATATTTAATTTTAAATTTAGTTTATGATTATTTAAAAAAAAATTTAAAATTTAGATAAAATAAGTTTATTGATTCTCAATTTATTAATTTAATTATTTTAATAAACTAAAAATCAAATAACATGATTACTTGGTTATCATAGTCCCTATTCCTTTTTTAGTGAATATTTCCAGTAATATAGAATGTTCTACTCTCCCATCAATAATATGGGCCGAAGAAACACCTTCTTGTATGGCCTGGATGCAAGTCATAGTTTTAGGAAGCATTCCATCTTTAATAATGCCATCTTTAACCAATTCGCTAATTTCATCAATGCTTATCTTCTTTATCAGTGATTCTGGATCTTTAGGATCTTCTAAAATTCCAGGCACATCGGTTAAAACTATTAACTTTTCAGCATCTATTTTTGAAGCAATATCACCCGCAACCGTATCTGCATTTAAGTTTAAAGTATTCCCGGTGTTATCCACACCAATAGGAGAAATAATAGGAATATAATTATTATCAGTTAGCATTTCAATAATCTCGGTATTTATTGATTCTATTTCACCAACCAATCCCAAATCAATCTGTCTTTCTTCACCGGTTTCAATATTTTTAAATACATGAGGTGCTTTTTTTCGTGCCTTAATAAGTCCACTGTCCTTTCCAGATAATCCTACACCTTTACCACCATGTAAACAAATATTAGATACTATACTAGTATTAATTTTTCCAACTAAAACCATTTTAACAATTTCCATGGTTTCTTCATCAGTTATACGTAGCCCTTCAATAAATTTAGGTTCTTTACCCATTTTATTCATGGATCTAGATATTTCTGGACCTCCGCCATGTACTACCACCGGTTCCATACCTACATATTTCAAGAGAACTGTATCTCTGGCTGTGGATTCCATGGCCTTTTCATCAATCATGGCATGGCCACCATACTTTATCATAATCTTTTTTTCGTGGAATTTTTTAATATAAGGCAGGGCTTCCACCAAAATATTCACTGTTTTCATTTAGATACCTACTATAACAATAATAATTTTATTATGAAATAATTATTATGAAATATAATTAATAATATTTAATCTTTGAATAAGATTCAACACATTTACTGCAAGTTATATCATAAACTATGTTGTATATTCCGCATTAATTTTTACATAATCATAACTTAAATCACAGCCATAAGCCGTGGCCGAGTACTGGCCTAATCCTAAATCAACAATAATTTTTATATCCTTGCTTTTCATTATAGCTTCCGCATCAGATAGTTCTTTTGTATTTTCAAAGGCCAACACATTACCTTTATCGACTATTTTAACAGTATTTTTATCATCAGATGATGTTTCAATAGTTAATTCATGGTTTGAAAAAGATTTTAATGCTTTTAAAGAAACACTGATAATTTTCTCATCCATTTTGGCTCCAGAATACCCTGTAGCCGCCACTATACGCCCCCAGTTAGGATCTGCACCGAACAATGCAGTTTTGACTAAAGGAGATTTGGCAATTGATTTAGAAGCTAAACGAGCATCTTCAATAGACTCTGCATTTTTAATTTCAACTTCCATGAATTTAGTAGCTCCTTCCCCATCTTTGGCCATCATTTTTGCTAGCATCTGACAAAGAAAATTCAATGCTTTCTGGAAGTTCTCATCAATCTTTCCAGACTTCCCATTAGCCATTATAACCAACATATCATTGGTACTTTCATCACCATCCACTATAACCATATTAAAACTTTGCTCCACTGCCTCTTTAAGAGCTTTATGGAGTTCTTCAGGTGATGCCTTAACATCAGTGGTTATATAAGAAAGCATGGTCCCCATATTAGGCGCAATCATTCCAGACCCTTTGGTTATACCACCAATTTTAACAACACTACCATCTTCAAGAGTAGTCTCCACTGCAAATTCTTTAGAAAATGTATCTGTCGTCATTATGGCCTCTGCAGCTCTTAAAGACCCTTCAGGAGTATTTTCTAGAGTTTTTAGAGATTCATCAATTAAAGGATTTATTATTTCCATAGGCATTTCCCGACCAATTACTCCTGTGGATCCCACCCCTACATCGTCTGAGTCAATTTTTAAAAACTTAGAAACTGTTTTTGCCATTTTAATTGCATTTGAAATACCATTCTCGCCAGTGAAACAATTTGCATTGCCACTATTGGCCACTATTGCCGAAATATGGCCATTTTCAATTGACTTTTTTGTAATAATAACTGGAGCTGCAACTACTTTATTTGATGTGAATACTGCTGAAGCATTACTTTTTTCATTAAAGATGATTCCCACACCATATTTTCCTTTTTGTGCCCCAGAAGCCAGAACTCCATCAACAGCACAAACACCACCACTAATAATTTTCATGATAAGTCACCAAAATATTTTAAAATTAATAAAAATAAAATTTAATAAATTCCATATTTATGAGATTTGAATGATTATATTAATAATTTAAATATATTTAAGCAATTAAAATATTCTAAAACAAGAATATTTAGAATCCAGATTAACAAAATCAATAAACATTGAGTAGTAATTATTATTTTAAATAACCTTGAATAACTAATTTTTTTATTTAAAATTAATTTTAATGCTCAATATCATGAAAATATCTAGTAATTAATCTTAATCTGGACTTTCATTATTATTGTTATTAATATTGCCATTATTAGTACTTCCCTTGCTATTCCCACTATTACTATCAGATTTAGTCACATAAACCACTTCGGAATCACTGCTCTGAGAATCTTGTGATGGGGAAGTGTTTGAAAGATCTGTAGATTTAGTAGTTGTTATCGGAAAATCCGAACTGTTTGGCTGACTATAATTGAGTGAAAAAGGAGAAGTGGTATCATTTTGAGAAATACCTATCACTATGCCCACACCAGAGCCACAACCAAATGCAATCAAGGAAATTATTAAACCAACAATTATTTTTCCTTCAGTCTCGGGCCTCATGCTACCTCCACATATAAATTTTGTATTTATCTCCTTAAAAAGGTTACCTTTAGGTAGTAATAGCGTAGAGTACAGCTAGGAAAATTGCTACTATTCCAAACTGCCAATATCCTATATTCCAACCTATAAATGTAGCAAAAAATACAAGCAAGAATATTAAAAATGCTTTTGATTTTTTATGCGAAACAAAATCCATAATTGATCTTGCAAATTCTGAGGGAATAAAATAACCATATACTCCATCTGCTACATCAAATACAATCAATGAACTAGGATTCCATAGTTTGATACCATCAGCAAGCTGAGCTCTTTCACCAGCCTCTCTTCGACTTTTTCCTATACCTGCCCTAATTTTAGCACCATTATTAAGCGCATGCCATGCAGAGTCAATTCCTGCTTTTAGAGCCAAATCTTTTGTAGGGAAATTAGCGATAAGGTCATCTCCACCTTCCCTATAACCTTCAATTTTTCCTTTGCACTCTTTTTCAATGAATGCTTTAATATCATTCATTATTTCTACTAAATGATCTCTGCCCTTTTCATCAATAAATTTAGTGGAATCAATAACATCAATAAAAAGGTAGTTGTCATATAAAAGAGGTTCACCTTTGAGTTTGGAGAATTTTGAAGGGAAAACTACAGCGAACTCGCCTCCAAGTTTCGTGAAACCGACCCCTGAAACTTCGCCTATTTCTCTATTTAAATTAATGGATCTTTCAATGGATGCTGCACCAGTCATTCCTACTGCAGCCCGAACACTGATATCCTTATTGTTACCGACCCTAATAAGATCAATAGCCACTCTTATAGCATCATTTTTAGAAAGCAACTTAGCAACAATCTCGCTGGTGCTCTGTTCAACAATTGTACCATTTTCTCGTTTAATTATTTCTGCAAATTCCTGAACTATTCGTCCTTTATTAAAAACTTCCACATACAAGTAACGATCACTGCCCATGATAATATTACTTAAAAGAGCGTATTCATCCACTCTATCCTCAGCAGGCTTTATTTCGATGAATCGTTTGTTATCAGGAATATTTTCCTTTCCAACCTCATTAATAAGGTTTTCAAAAATCTTATTAGTAGTAATATTGGCTTTTTCTATCTCTATAAGCATGGTCTGAGTGTAGTTTATCATTTCCACGTATTCCCTTTCTGTATTATTCGTGGGATAATATTTAGTGCCTATACTCAGCACTTTATGTTTGAGAAAAAACCCAGATAGCGCCCTTAATAAATAGTCTGATACCATTAATCATTTCCTCCCTTTTCTAGGATAATATCAAACTGACCTGGTTTTTCCATAAGCATACTCGGTTTTACAGATACTATAGGAAATTTCCAGGTTCCAAGTCTGGCTGCAATGGTACTAGCAATGTTTCGGGAGTTCTTTTTTACAAAAGAATAGTCATGATCATTAATAGTTATATTTACATTATAAGGGGATTCTTCTAAAATCTCATCGGAGTATATTATATTTAATTCAAAGCTACCTGGTCTAGTGAAAAGATCATTACGAACCGCAACCAATGGTGCGTGATCCAGTTTTAATCTATCACCAACAGTAACGGCTATGTTACCTGCATTCTTTACAGCATCCTTGTAATCTTTGGGATGTACTAAAACAAAAATAATGAAATCACTGGTTTTTTCTGCTTCTTCCACCATGCTCATAACTTTCTCAAAAAGAGGAATCTTCATAAAAAGTCCCTCTAATTTAGGTTCAATGCCCTCTTCTTTGCTTTTAGTGATTCTATCAATAGCTTCCTTAGCAATAGCTATCCCACTAAGTTTCTTACCTTTTTTAATTCTGTAAGAGTCCATGTTCTTCTTTTCAAATTGAGAAAGAGTTTCCGTAGAAATTTTTTGCAGAATATTCTTTATTTTCTTTGGTTTAGAAGAGGTTCCAATATCAATTTCACCATCTTTTAAAGTGAATGGTATTCTTCGACTATTAATATCTTGAAATTCATCAAAATACTCTCTAAAGTTATCATTAGAAAGTATTTTAGCATCATCTTCTTCAGCCAATTTCAGAATGTAATGATCAGCCGTAGTTCCAGAAGGAACTTGATGAAACTCACCATCCTGCAAATAATTATTAAATGATTCTTTATTATCAATTTCATGACGTAACGATGCATCTGCAATGATTACCGGTTCATAACCCAATTTCTTTAAAGATTCTATTGAACTCAATATATTCTTCAAAAGAGGTTTTTCATCTTTTCCTTTCCCATAATGGGCCACATTCGATGCATCTATAATAACTTTCAATTAACCACCTATAGCCAACTAATTATAGATATTCTTAACTTAAAATATAATTTGGAATTAATTTATACGTATTCAATGATTCAATTTTTTATCTAAGAAATGATTCTATTTATAATTTATTTATATTACCAAATATATTATATTAACACCAATCAGTTATTAATTAATCTGTTTAGTTAATAATATTATCTGATAATAAAGAAATACAATCTAAATTTTAGTTTATAAGTATTCTGATATCAAATATTTTATATTAAATTATATAATTAAAATATATAAATAATTAGGGAAAATTAAGTTATTTTTAATATTAATAACCCAAGTACTAAGTAAAATCTATAAAAAATATAATATAATTAAAATAATTTATATACTAGCAATCAATTAGATAGAACATTTATTTTCAAATTTAGCCATCAAATGCTTTTTTCCATATACTTGATTTAAATTTATTTCAAGTGCATTTTCTTCTATATTATATGTGTTAAAAGAATTAAGGTCCTTGCCTCTGAGTTTAAGAGAAGAAACTGTTCCTGCAGTAACAAAAACAGTCTTCTGCAATTCCCATAAATGGGGGACATGTTTATGGCCAGAAATAACTAAATCAACATTATTGTTAGTTAAAGAATGAAGAATATCCCCTGCATCTGCCAAAACATTTCTTTCTCTACCTGTTTTTGGAACAGGAATTATATGGTGGTGAAGAGCAATAATTTGATATTGATTATTGTTTTGGGCCTTTAATAATTCATCTTCCATCCAGATTTGTTGAGGACGGCCCACTTTTCCATAATCAAGATCGGGTTCACTACTATCCAGGCCAATTACAGTTAAATTATCAGAATCATTGCTTAATGTACCACTGCGGTCATGAAAAATTTCTTCAAAAGTTTCATTGCCCACATGTCGAGCATCATGATTGCCTGGAACTACCATTACAGGATTTTCAAACAAGTCAAGATATTCATTAACCTTTAAAAACTCCAAATAATAACCATTATCAGTTAAATCCCCGGTTAAAACAATTAAATCAGGATTTAAATTATTAATCTGATCTATGGCATCTAGGAGAGTTTTTTCAACATGATTATGTGCACCTACATGAAGATCAGATAAATGGGCAATTAAGACCATTAACTCAACCTCATAATAGCTTCAGCTAAATGTACAAACATTAACTCAACCTCATAATAGCTTCAGCTAAATCTCCCTTAGTTTCTTTTAGTGCCTTTTCTGCATCTTCTTTACTAACACCAGT harbors:
- a CDS encoding Zc3h12a-like ribonuclease; protein product: MKVIIDASNVAHYGKGKDEKPLLKNILSSIESLKKLGYEPVIIADASLRHEIDNKESFNNYLQDGEFHQVPSGTTADHYILKLAEEDDAKILSNDNFREYFDEFQDINSRRIPFTLKDGEIDIGTSSKPKKIKNILQKISTETLSQFEKKNMDSYRIKKGKKLSGIAIAKEAIDRITKSKEEGIEPKLEGLFMKIPLFEKVMSMVEEAEKTSDFIIFVLVHPKDYKDAVKNAGNIAVTVGDRLKLDHAPLVAVRNDLFTRPGSFELNIIYSDEILEESPYNVNITINDHDYSFVKKNSRNIASTIAARLGTWKFPIVSVKPSMLMEKPGQFDIILEKGGND
- the argJ gene encoding bifunctional ornithine acetyltransferase/N-acetylglutamate synthase is translated as MKIISGGVCAVDGVLASGAQKGKYGVGIIFNEKSNASAVFTSNKVVAAPVIITKKSIENGHISAIVANSGNANCFTGENGISNAIKMAKTVSKFLKIDSDDVGVGSTGVIGREMPMEIINPLIDESLKTLENTPEGSLRAAEAIMTTDTFSKEFAVETTLEDGSVVKIGGITKGSGMIAPNMGTMLSYITTDVKASPEELHKALKEAVEQSFNMVIVDGDESTNDMLVIMANGKSGKIDENFQKALNFLCQMLAKMMAKDGEGATKFMEVEIKNAESIEDARLASKSIAKSPLVKTALFGADPNWGRIVAATGYSGAKMDEKIISVSLKALKSFSNHELTIETSSDDKNTVKIVDKGNVLAFENTKELSDAEAIMKSKDIKIIVDLGLGQYSATAYGCDLSYDYVKINAEYTT
- a CDS encoding metallophosphoesterase; translation: MVLIAHLSDLHVGAHNHVEKTLLDAIDQINNLNPDLIVLTGDLTDNGYYLEFLKVNEYLDLFENPVMVVPGNHDARHVGNETFEEIFHDRSGTLSNDSDNLTVIGLDSSEPDLDYGKVGRPQQIWMEDELLKAQNNNQYQIIALHHHIIPVPKTGRERNVLADAGDILHSLTNNNVDLVISGHKHVPHLWELQKTVFVTAGTVSSLKLRGKDLNSFNTYNIEENALEINLNQVYGKKHLMAKFENKCSI
- the argB gene encoding acetylglutamate kinase gives rise to the protein MKTVNILVEALPYIKKFHEKKIMIKYGGHAMIDEKAMESTARDTVLLKYVGMEPVVVHGGGPEISRSMNKMGKEPKFIEGLRITDEETMEIVKMVLVGKINTSIVSNICLHGGKGVGLSGKDSGLIKARKKAPHVFKNIETGEERQIDLGLVGEIESINTEIIEMLTDNNYIPIISPIGVDNTGNTLNLNADTVAGDIASKIDAEKLIVLTDVPGILEDPKDPESLIKKISIDEISELVKDGIIKDGMLPKTMTCIQAIQEGVSSAHIIDGRVEHSILLEIFTKKGIGTMITK